In a single window of the Limnochorda sp. L945t genome:
- a CDS encoding LysM peptidoglycan-binding domain-containing protein, whose protein sequence is MNNSQSQSVQSTGSGCPDRPFCRPGCHGGVYTVQPGDTMFLIAQRFGVSLNALIACNPQIPDPSRIFPGQRLCLPGVAPPPPFCGPGCQGGVYTVQPGDTMFLIAQRFGVSLNALIACNPQIPNPSLIFPGQQLCLPGVAPPPPFCGPGCQGGVYTVQPGDTMFLIAQRLGVSLNALIACNPQIPDPSLIFPGQQLCIPGGPPPTQCGPGCRGGIYTVQPGDTMFFIAQRFGVSLNALIACNPQIPDPSLIFPGQQLCIPG, encoded by the coding sequence GTGAACAATTCTCAAAGCCAGAGCGTGCAGTCCACCGGCTCTGGCTGTCCGGACAGGCCCTTCTGTCGTCCCGGATGTCATGGCGGGGTTTACACCGTCCAACCCGGTGACACCATGTTCCTCATCGCCCAGCGCTTCGGCGTGTCCCTCAACGCACTCATCGCCTGTAACCCTCAGATCCCCGACCCGAGCCGCATCTTCCCGGGCCAGCGGCTCTGCCTACCGGGAGTGGCGCCTCCGCCGCCCTTCTGCGGTCCGGGGTGCCAGGGCGGGGTCTACACCGTGCAGCCGGGCGACACCATGTTCCTCATCGCCCAGCGCTTCGGCGTCTCCCTCAACGCGCTCATCGCCTGCAACCCGCAGATCCCCAACCCCAGCCTCATCTTTCCGGGCCAGCAGCTCTGCCTGCCGGGAGTGGCGCCCCCGCCGCCCTTCTGCGGTCCGGGGTGCCAGGGCGGGGTCTACACCGTCCAGCCGGGCGACACCATGTTCCTCATCGCCCAGCGCCTCGGCGTCTCCCTCAACGCGCTCATCGCCTGTAACCCGCAGATCCCCGATCCCAGCCTCATCTTCCCGGGCCAGCAACTCTGCATACCCGGAGGGCCGCCCCCCACGCAGTGCGGCCCCGGCTGCCGCGGCGGGATCTACACCGTCCAGCCGGGCGATACCATGTTCTTCATCGCCCAGCGTTTCGGCGTCTCCCTCAACGCGCTGATCGCCTGTAACCCGCAGATCCCCGATCCCAGCCTCATCTTCCCGGGCCAGCAGCTCTGCATACCCGGCTGA
- a CDS encoding M3 family oligoendopeptidase, with translation MTGTPAHSTIRWDLDAIFPGASASPTFHEFLAALQRDVAELGRRVDGMEVPSGPEAFGPWRELVAALQDIVERVEEADAFVACLTAQDVADEQARILEGRVHQVAATLQAAEARLDPKLLAIPDPTWRALLADPPLDAVAFPLGERRELARAKLPPDQEALACDLAVDGYHAWGRLYDLVEGRMRIPVEQDGQTEYLSVPQAANRLESPSRPVREAVFARWEQAWAAEAPLLAAILNHLAGFRLSLYRRRGWHDVLYEPLRRNRLSRATLDAMWEAVETAAARLEPYLRRKSRLLGVDAPAWHDVSAPLAVHERRWGFDEAAAFVTEQFESFSPDMARLARRAFEGRWIEAEDRPGKRAGGFCTSFPIARQSRIFMTFAGMPANVETLAHELGHAFHHSVVEDLPPLVQHYPMSLAETASTFAELVVSEGAIRQAESPHERIALLDRRLSAATDYLMNIRARFLFETAFYREREQGQVSVARLNALMEQAQKEAYRHALSSYHPHFWASKLHFYLTGHPFYNFPYTFGFLFSHGVYARARSDAASLAFSAWMRRPGTT, from the coding sequence GTGACGGGTACGCCGGCGCACAGCACCATCCGGTGGGACCTCGACGCCATTTTCCCGGGCGCAAGCGCGTCTCCCACCTTCCACGAGTTTCTCGCCGCCCTCCAACGAGACGTGGCAGAGTTGGGGCGGCGCGTCGACGGGATGGAGGTTCCTTCTGGACCGGAGGCTTTCGGGCCATGGCGCGAACTCGTCGCAGCCCTGCAAGACATCGTCGAGCGGGTCGAGGAAGCCGATGCTTTCGTGGCCTGCTTGACCGCCCAGGACGTCGCGGACGAGCAGGCCCGCATCCTCGAGGGCCGCGTGCATCAGGTGGCGGCGACGCTGCAGGCGGCAGAGGCGCGGCTCGACCCCAAGCTGCTCGCCATCCCCGATCCTACCTGGCGTGCGCTGCTCGCCGACCCGCCGCTGGACGCCGTCGCCTTCCCGCTTGGCGAGCGCCGGGAGCTCGCCCGGGCGAAGCTCCCGCCCGACCAGGAGGCCCTCGCCTGCGACCTCGCGGTGGACGGGTACCACGCGTGGGGCCGCCTCTACGACCTCGTCGAGGGGCGCATGCGCATCCCCGTGGAGCAGGACGGGCAAACCGAATACCTGTCGGTGCCCCAGGCGGCCAACCGTCTCGAGAGCCCTTCACGCCCGGTCAGGGAGGCCGTCTTTGCCCGCTGGGAGCAGGCATGGGCGGCCGAAGCGCCTCTCCTCGCGGCCATCCTCAACCACCTCGCTGGCTTCCGGTTGAGCCTCTACCGCCGCCGCGGGTGGCACGACGTGCTCTACGAGCCCCTGCGCCGCAACCGCCTCTCCCGGGCCACCCTCGACGCGATGTGGGAGGCGGTGGAAACGGCCGCTGCCCGCCTGGAGCCTTACCTGCGCCGCAAGTCTCGCCTTCTCGGCGTGGATGCGCCGGCCTGGCACGACGTGAGCGCTCCCCTGGCCGTCCACGAGCGCCGCTGGGGCTTCGACGAGGCGGCCGCCTTCGTGACCGAGCAGTTCGAGAGCTTTTCCCCCGACATGGCGCGCCTGGCCCGGCGTGCGTTCGAGGGGCGCTGGATCGAGGCGGAGGATCGGCCGGGCAAGCGGGCCGGCGGCTTTTGCACGAGCTTCCCCATCGCTCGCCAGTCCCGGATCTTCATGACGTTCGCCGGGATGCCGGCCAACGTGGAGACCCTGGCCCACGAACTGGGCCACGCCTTCCACCACTCGGTAGTCGAGGACCTTCCGCCCCTCGTCCAGCACTACCCCATGAGCCTGGCCGAAACCGCCTCGACCTTCGCCGAACTCGTCGTCTCCGAAGGCGCCATCCGGCAGGCGGAGTCGCCCCACGAGCGCATCGCGCTCCTCGACCGCCGCCTCTCCGCCGCCACGGACTACCTCATGAACATCCGGGCCCGTTTCCTCTTCGAGACAGCGTTCTACCGGGAGAGGGAGCAGGGGCAGGTGAGCGTCGCCCGCCTCAACGCCCTGATGGAGCAGGCGCAGAAGGAGGCGTACCGCCACGCCCTGAGCAGCTATCACCCGCACTTCTGGGCGTCCAAGCTGCACTTCTACCTGACGGGCCATCCGTTCTACAACTTCCCGTACACCTTCGGCTTCCTGTTCAGCCATGGCGTGTACGCCCGGGCCCGTTCCGACGCCGCAAGTCTCGCCTTCTCGGCGTGGATGCGCCGGCCTGGCACGACGTGA
- a CDS encoding CocE/NonD family hydrolase yields MMGVTMSDRRPEYEVRVEYDVRVPMRDGITLSADVYRPAGPAPATATAGETGDAGAAANRFPAILLRTPYLKVSKEQHELATYFASRGYAVVWMDVRGRGDSEGVFVPYRHDGVDGYDAIEWVAAQPWCDGNVGTLGGSYLGRIQWLTALLRPPHLKCMVVLVTPSDPFVEVPTGVPSPMHLCWAHMTSGRVMQNVDSVDWMKVYRHLPLATMDEQALGRTIPSWREDLAHPTLDAYWQPLRYQHRFHDIDVPVLHISGWYDDEQIGTPLNFAGMTRHARTERARRSQKLLMGPWGHQVNRTSRLGDVDFGPSAVIDLRAYQLRWLDYWLKGIDTGIMDEPPVRIFVMGANTWRDEGEWPLARTVWTRYYLRSGGHANSRFGDGLLSPVLPGPGEPPDHYDYDPAHPVPFITEPTSSQIGGPDDYSAIERRDDVLVYTTPPLEEDLEVTGPVSVELYASSSARDTDFTAKLLDVWPHGFAQRLCDGIVRARYREGMERQVFMEPGQVYRFTIDLWNTSIVFRKGHRIRLEIASSAFPKYDRNLNTGGDMVTETEGVVAHQTVYHDAARPSCVILPVIPRTGDGP; encoded by the coding sequence ATGATGGGTGTCACGATGAGCGACCGCCGGCCCGAGTACGAGGTGCGGGTCGAATACGACGTGCGGGTCCCCATGCGGGACGGGATCACGCTCTCCGCGGACGTCTACCGGCCCGCCGGGCCTGCGCCCGCCACCGCAACGGCCGGAGAGACGGGCGATGCCGGTGCTGCTGCGAATCGCTTCCCCGCCATCCTTTTGCGCACGCCGTACCTGAAGGTGTCGAAAGAGCAGCACGAGCTGGCTACCTACTTCGCGTCCCGGGGCTACGCCGTGGTTTGGATGGACGTGCGGGGGAGGGGAGACTCCGAGGGAGTCTTCGTGCCGTACCGCCACGACGGCGTGGACGGCTACGACGCGATCGAGTGGGTGGCCGCCCAGCCCTGGTGCGACGGTAACGTGGGCACCCTGGGGGGCTCGTACCTCGGCCGCATCCAGTGGCTGACGGCGCTCCTGCGCCCGCCTCACCTGAAGTGCATGGTGGTGCTCGTGACCCCGTCGGATCCGTTCGTCGAGGTGCCGACCGGCGTCCCGAGCCCCATGCACCTGTGCTGGGCGCACATGACCAGCGGCCGCGTGATGCAAAACGTCGACAGCGTCGACTGGATGAAGGTGTACCGGCACCTCCCCCTGGCGACGATGGACGAGCAGGCGCTCGGCCGCACCATCCCCTCGTGGCGCGAAGACCTGGCCCACCCGACCCTCGACGCGTACTGGCAACCCCTTCGCTACCAGCACCGCTTTCACGACATCGACGTGCCGGTGCTGCACATCTCCGGCTGGTACGACGACGAACAGATCGGCACCCCTCTCAACTTCGCCGGCATGACCCGCCACGCTCGCACCGAACGCGCCCGCCGCTCCCAGAAGCTCCTCATGGGCCCCTGGGGCCACCAGGTCAACCGCACCAGCCGCCTGGGCGACGTCGACTTCGGGCCGTCGGCCGTCATCGACTTGCGCGCTTACCAGCTGCGCTGGTTGGACTACTGGCTCAAGGGTATCGACACCGGCATCATGGACGAGCCGCCGGTCCGGATCTTCGTGATGGGCGCCAACACCTGGCGCGACGAGGGCGAGTGGCCCCTGGCGCGCACGGTCTGGACTCGCTACTACCTGCGAAGCGGCGGCCACGCCAACAGCCGCTTCGGGGATGGCCTCCTCTCCCCCGTTCTCCCCGGCCCGGGCGAACCCCCGGATCATTACGACTACGATCCGGCCCACCCGGTACCGTTCATCACCGAGCCTACGTCGAGCCAGATCGGCGGCCCCGACGACTACTCGGCCATCGAGCGCCGCGACGACGTCCTGGTCTACACCACGCCGCCGCTGGAGGAAGACCTGGAGGTCACCGGCCCGGTCTCGGTGGAGCTGTACGCCTCGTCGTCGGCCCGAGACACGGACTTTACGGCCAAGCTCCTCGACGTGTGGCCGCACGGGTTCGCCCAGCGCTTGTGCGACGGCATCGTGCGGGCTCGTTACCGGGAGGGGATGGAGCGGCAGGTCTTCATGGAGCCGGGGCAGGTCTACCGGTTCACCATCGATCTCTGGAACACGTCGATCGTCTTCCGGAAGGGCCACCGCATCCGCCTGGAGATCGCATCCAGCGCCTTTCCCAAGTACGACCGCAACCTCAACACGGGCGGGGACATGGTGACGGAGACCGAGGGCGTCGTTGCCCACCAGACCGTCTACCACGACGCCGCGCGCCCGTCGTGCGTGATCCTGCCGGTCATCCCGCGAACCGGCGACGGGCCCTAG
- a CDS encoding M3 family metallopeptidase, whose amino-acid sequence MDAPAWHDVSAPLAVHERRWGFDEAAAFVTEQFESFSPDMARLARRAFEGRWIEAEDRPGKRAGGFCTSFPIARQSRIFMTFAGMPANVETLAHELGHAFHHSVVEDLPPLVQHYPMSLAETASTFAELVVSEGAIRQAESPHERIALLDRRLSAATDYLMNIRARFLFETAFYREREQGQVSVARLNALMEQAQKEAYRHALSSYHPHFWASKLHFYLTGHPFYNFPYTFGFLFSHGVYARARSEGSRFASTYAALLRDTGRMTVEELARRHLGADLTRRAFWDEACAAAVAPLDDFLRLTADGMPPEERGR is encoded by the coding sequence GTGGATGCGCCGGCCTGGCACGACGTGAGCGCTCCCCTGGCCGTCCACGAGCGCCGCTGGGGCTTCGACGAGGCGGCCGCCTTCGTGACCGAGCAGTTCGAGAGCTTTTCCCCCGACATGGCGCGCCTGGCCCGGCGTGCGTTCGAGGGGCGCTGGATCGAGGCGGAGGATCGGCCGGGCAAGCGGGCCGGCGGCTTTTGCACGAGCTTCCCCATCGCTCGCCAGTCCCGGATCTTCATGACGTTCGCCGGGATGCCGGCCAACGTGGAGACCCTGGCCCACGAACTGGGCCACGCCTTCCACCACTCGGTAGTCGAGGACCTTCCGCCCCTCGTCCAGCACTACCCCATGAGCCTGGCCGAAACCGCCTCGACCTTCGCCGAACTCGTCGTCTCCGAAGGCGCCATCCGGCAGGCGGAGTCGCCCCACGAGCGCATCGCGCTCCTCGACCGCCGCCTCTCCGCCGCCACGGACTACCTCATGAACATCCGGGCCCGTTTCCTCTTCGAGACAGCGTTCTACCGGGAGAGGGAGCAGGGGCAGGTGAGCGTCGCCCGCCTCAACGCCCTGATGGAGCAGGCGCAGAAGGAGGCGTACCGCCACGCCCTGAGCAGCTATCACCCGCACTTCTGGGCGTCCAAGCTGCACTTCTACCTGACGGGCCATCCGTTCTACAACTTCCCGTACACCTTCGGCTTCCTGTTCAGCCATGGCGTGTACGCCCGGGCCCGTTCCGAAGGGAGCCGCTTCGCCTCGACCTACGCGGCCCTACTGCGCGACACCGGGCGCATGACCGTCGAGGAGCTCGCCCGGCGTCACCTGGGCGCCGACCTGACCCGCCGGGCCTTCTGGGACGAGGCGTGTGCGGCCGCCGTCGCTCCGCTCGACGACTTCCTGCGCCTCACCGCAGACGGCATGCCGCCCGAGGAGCGTGGCCGATGA